The Candidatus Izemoplasma sp. genomic sequence ACAAAAACATTTAGATGAAGGAGGAGAATATGTCAAAATTAGAGAACAATTTTAACGCGTTAAAGAAAATGGTAAGAAGACCTATCCAAATCACCTTAGTGTTTATTTTAGTGTGTACCTCTGGGATCATAATCTTCTTTCAAACTGGCGCAGAAATCTTTTTTGCTGTAATGATTGTGATACTTGCCATTAACCTAATCCCTAAAATGCGTGAGCACCGTAAAATATTACATATTGAACAAAGTTATTTACAACATCCAAAAGATGCCATCGGATCGATTAGTGATATGGTTAATAAACTCACTAAAGAATATAAATCCACTCAACATGGGTCTGAAGAAGGTGGCGTTGATCATTCTAAATTACGCCGATTAAAGAAAAAAATAACCTTACTTGAAGAAATTAAATCGCATATTAAACGTCAGTCTTAGAACTGGCGTTTTTTAATAGGGTTTTAAAAAAACGTATTTAGGTGTAAACTATAGATAGGGAGGCATCTTATGGAAGCATTACGTTATGAAACGTTACAAAATGGTGTTTTGCGATGTCAAGTGTGTCCTCATTATTGTGTTATTCCAAAGGGATCATCAGGCATATGCAAAATTCGGTATAATAATAATGGGAAACTTTTAGTAAGGAATTATGGCAGAGTAATCACAACGCACATTGATCCTATTGAAAAGAAACCAATATATCATTACCTAAAAGGAACGAAAACATATTCATTTGCCTGCATGGGCTGTAATATGCGGTGTCCATGGTGTCAAAATTATCAAATTTCTCAGATTACAGATGCGACTCAATTTGATAAAGGAATTGCGTATCAGCCGATGGACCATATCAAGATGGTGAAAAAGTATGCGTTGCCATCCATTGCATATACCTATACGGAACCTACAATGTATATTGAGTATGCGTTAGACGTTATGAGATTAGCTCATGAACACGACATTAAAAATATCTGGGTCAGTAATGGATTTATCTCTGAAGAATCTCGAGAGAAACTAATTCCATTCGTCGATGCGGCCAATATAGACTATAAAGGTGATGAGTCTGTCTATCGAGAGTTTTCCTTGGGGCATGAAGACCATATATTATCAACTATGAAGGCCTTTAAGGATGCTGGTATACATCTTGAAGTAACAACGCTTTTAATTCCTGGCATTAATACAAGTCATGAGATGATTAACCATATGATTGATCAGTTGATTAAATATACAGGAAAAGAGACAATTTGGCATATATCGCGTTTCTATCCAGCATATAAGGAACAAGACCGTGATATAACACCTTATGAGATTTTAGAGTACGCCAAAGAAACTGCTCTAGACAAAGGATTAAAGCATGTTTATTTAGGAAATATTTAGGAGGTTATAAGATGAGCATTTTAGCAGGATATGTAGTTCCCCATCCGCCCATCATTGTCGATGACGTTGGCTCGGAAGACACAAGCGCTGCGAAAAAGACCATTGAGGCTTATCATCAAGTTGCAAAAGATATTCAAAGATTAAAGCCAGACACCATAATTGTGTCATCACCACATGGTAAACTTTATAGAGACTATTTCCATGTCTCATCAGGGATTGGAACACGTGGTGATTTTGGTCAGTTTGGGGCTAAGGATGTATCTTTTGCGGTATCTTATGATACAAAATTAGTGAAGGAAATATCGGATCAAGCACACCATAACAATTTACCGGTTGGTACATTGGGCGGCCATGAAACAGGATTGGATCATGGTGTCATGGTGCCGCTATATTTTATAAATCAATATTATCAAGATTATCAACTGATTCGGATATCTCCTAGTGGTTTTGATTTATTGGAACATTATAAGATTGGTAAATTCATTCAAAGCATTGTCGCTAATGATAAAAAAGTTGTTTGGGTAGCAAGTGGCGATTTATCACACAAGTTAAAAGAGTCTGGTCCGTATGGTTTTATTGAAGAAGGACCAAAGCTTGATCATCACATTACAGACGTTTTAAAAACGGCGCAGTTCAATGCCTTTTTTGATATTCCAAAATCAATCAGAGAAAAGGGCGCAGAGTGTGGTTTGTCATCATTTGTGATGATGGCAGGCGCCCTTGATAGACGGGATATAGATCATACATTTTTATCATATGAAGGACCATTTGGTGTAGGCTACGCAGTGAGTATGTATCATGTCTTAGGGATTGATCAATCAAAACAATATGATAAGATATATCAAACTAAAGCTTCTAAAACAATCACAGAACAAAAAACAAAAGAAGACCCTTATATACAACTCGCAAGAGCGTCTTTAGAATATTTCACTAAGTATAAGAAACGCTTGATTCTACCAACACACTTACCAAAAGAATTGCTAGAGACAAAAGCCAGTGTTTTTGTGACAATCTTTAAACATGGTGAATTACGCGGTTGTGTAGGGAAAACATCTCCGACATACGAGTCTGTCGCAGAAGAAATTATCGATAGTGCGATTAGTGCTGGTCATCATGATCATCGATTTCCACATGTTAAAGAAGACGAACTGCCTTACCTAACCTATAAAGTAGATGTACTGAGTCCACCAGAAACAATTGATTCCATCGATCAGTTAGACGTTAAAACCTATGGCGTTATTGTTAAGCATGGTTACCGTTCAGGGTTATTATTACCCAATTTAGATGGTATTGATACCGCTGAAAAACAGGTTAGTATTGCTAAACAAAAGGCCGGTATTAATCCAAATG encodes the following:
- the amrA gene encoding AmmeMemoRadiSam system protein A; protein product: MSILAGYVVPHPPIIVDDVGSEDTSAAKKTIEAYHQVAKDIQRLKPDTIIVSSPHGKLYRDYFHVSSGIGTRGDFGQFGAKDVSFAVSYDTKLVKEISDQAHHNNLPVGTLGGHETGLDHGVMVPLYFINQYYQDYQLIRISPSGFDLLEHYKIGKFIQSIVANDKKVVWVASGDLSHKLKESGPYGFIEEGPKLDHHITDVLKTAQFNAFFDIPKSIREKGAECGLSSFVMMAGALDRRDIDHTFLSYEGPFGVGYAVSMYHVLGIDQSKQYDKIYQTKASKTITEQKTKEDPYIQLARASLEYFTKYKKRLILPTHLPKELLETKASVFVTIFKHGELRGCVGKTSPTYESVAEEIIDSAISAGHHDHRFPHVKEDELPYLTYKVDVLSPPETIDSIDQLDVKTYGVIVKHGYRSGLLLPNLDGIDTAEKQVSIAKQKAGINPNEPVDLERFKVVRHEVS
- the amrS gene encoding AmmeMemoRadiSam system radical SAM enzyme, producing the protein MEALRYETLQNGVLRCQVCPHYCVIPKGSSGICKIRYNNNGKLLVRNYGRVITTHIDPIEKKPIYHYLKGTKTYSFACMGCNMRCPWCQNYQISQITDATQFDKGIAYQPMDHIKMVKKYALPSIAYTYTEPTMYIEYALDVMRLAHEHDIKNIWVSNGFISEESREKLIPFVDAANIDYKGDESVYREFSLGHEDHILSTMKAFKDAGIHLEVTTLLIPGINTSHEMINHMIDQLIKYTGKETIWHISRFYPAYKEQDRDITPYEILEYAKETALDKGLKHVYLGNI